The nucleotide sequence GACTGGCAGAAAGAGCTGACCCTTTCCCTGCGTCAGGCCGAACCGCGCCTTTCCGAATGGCTCTCCGTCATCCTTGAAGACATCGACGAAGCCGGTGACCGCCTCTGGCAGCGTCTCGCCTTTCTTTTCGAAAGCCTCGGGGCCCCGGCCGACGAAGCGCAGGACTTCATCGCCCGCTTCCGCCAGTGGCTGGACGACATGGGCTACGAGTCCGTTGACGAATTCCGCTCCGAACTTCAGTACCGCCTCGCCCTCGCTCTGGACCTCGAAGACGAGGAAGACGAGCGCGACAGGTTGTTCCTCAAGCTCTCCGAAGGCATCACCAAGACCAAGGAGACCCTCACCAAGCACATCGACAGCATGCTGGCCAGCCACGACAGCATGGACGATGATTTCTGGGAGGAGTTCGAGGAAATCCTGATCATGGCCGACGTGGGCATGGAGGCCGCCAACCAGCTCATGGAAAGCCTCAAGTCCCGCGCCAGAAAGGCCGGAACTACCGACCCCGCGCACTTCAAGGACATCCTGCGCGAGGAACTCGAAGAAATTTTCCGCACCCCGCCGCGCATCACCGCCGTCAACCCGCCCGAGGTGGTCATGATGGTCGGCGTCAACGGCGTGGGCAAGACCACCACCATCGCCAAGCTCGCCCACCGCGCCCAGATGCAGGGCCGCAAGGTGCTCATCGCCGCAGGCGACACCTTCCGCGCCGCCGCCATCGAGCAGCTCGAAGTCTGGGCCGAGCGCGTGGGAGCCGGATTCTTCGCCAAGGAAGCCGGATCCGACCCGGCCGCCGTGGCTTATGAAGCCATGGAAAAATGCATCGAAGAAGGGTATGATCTGCTGCTGCTCGATACCGCCGGGCGGCTGCACACCAAGGTCAACCTCATGGACGAGCTCAAGAAGATCAAACGCGTCGTGGGCAAGAAGCACGAAGGCGCACCGCACAAGAGCCTGCTCGTCATCGATGCCACCACCGGACAGAACGCCCTGTCCCAGACCAAACTGTTCCACGAGGCGGTAGGCGTGGACGAACTTATTCTGACCAAACTCGACGGCACCGCGAAAGGCGGCGTCGTCGTGGCGGTGGCCCAGCAGTTCGGGCTGCCCATCAGCTTTGTCGGCCTCGGTGAGAAGATGGAAGACCTGCGCCCGTTCGACGGCAAGGACTTCGCCAAGGCGCTTCTCACCTAACTTCCAACCCTTTTCTACAGGAACCCTTTGATGTCCGAGGAAATCAAGAGCAACGGCCAGGGCGAAGAATCTTTTGCCGAACTTTTCGAGCAATACAGCGAAAGCGGCACGGACGACCTGAACGTCGGCGACAAGGTTGCCGGAAAAGTCATCGCCATCGATGGCTCTGCGGTGTTCGTCGACACCGGCAGCAAACTGGACGGCATCGTCGAGCGTGAGGAACTGCTCGATGAGGAAGGCAACCTAACCGTGGCCGAGGGTGACGAAGTGGAGCTTTACGTGGTCGGCAAGGACTCCGGCGGCATCCGCCTGTCCAAGGCGCTGGCCGGTATCGGCGGTCTGAAGATGCTGGAAGAGGCCAAGGAAGGAAACCTGCCCGTCGAAGGCAAGGTCACCGGCACCAACAAGGGCGGCTTCGACGTCGAGATTCTCAAACGCCGCGCCTTCTGCCCCGTCTCCCAGATCGACAGCCGCTTCGTGGAAAATCCCGAGGAGTACGTCGGCAACACCTACGAGTTCCTCATCTCCAAACTCGACAACAAGGGCCGCAACGTGGTCGTCTCCCGCCGCGCGCTGCTCATGCGCGAAGCCGAAGCCGCCACCGAACAGTTCCTCGCCGAGACCAAGGAAGGCGACGAAGTGGAAGGCACCATCACCCGCCTCGCCCCCTTCGGCGCATTCGTCGAGATTGCCACCGGCCTCGAAGGCATGGTCCACATCTCCGAACTCGGCTACGGACGCGTGCAGCACCCCGAAGAAGCCGTGGCCGTCGGCCAGA is from Desulfovibrio oxyclinae DSM 11498 and encodes:
- the ftsY gene encoding signal recognition particle-docking protein FtsY, whose product is MAFFSKLKKLWQSPDEVARQAVEDYVQDKGIEVDLPEAAPEKAPEPEAPSAELQAEAQPEPQPEAAAPAHEAAPVEAQDWQKELTLSLRQAEPRLSEWLSVILEDIDEAGDRLWQRLAFLFESLGAPADEAQDFIARFRQWLDDMGYESVDEFRSELQYRLALALDLEDEEDERDRLFLKLSEGITKTKETLTKHIDSMLASHDSMDDDFWEEFEEILIMADVGMEAANQLMESLKSRARKAGTTDPAHFKDILREELEEIFRTPPRITAVNPPEVVMMVGVNGVGKTTTIAKLAHRAQMQGRKVLIAAGDTFRAAAIEQLEVWAERVGAGFFAKEAGSDPAAVAYEAMEKCIEEGYDLLLLDTAGRLHTKVNLMDELKKIKRVVGKKHEGAPHKSLLVIDATTGQNALSQTKLFHEAVGVDELILTKLDGTAKGGVVVAVAQQFGLPISFVGLGEKMEDLRPFDGKDFAKALLT
- a CDS encoding 30S ribosomal protein S1; its protein translation is MSEEIKSNGQGEESFAELFEQYSESGTDDLNVGDKVAGKVIAIDGSAVFVDTGSKLDGIVEREELLDEEGNLTVAEGDEVELYVVGKDSGGIRLSKALAGIGGLKMLEEAKEGNLPVEGKVTGTNKGGFDVEILKRRAFCPVSQIDSRFVENPEEYVGNTYEFLISKLDNKGRNVVVSRRALLMREAEAATEQFLAETKEGDEVEGTITRLAPFGAFVEIATGLEGMVHISELGYGRVQHPEEAVAVGQKVKAKIIKLDTDDKGRQRISLSMKELAQDPWDSVVTQFAEGDKVTGKVVRLADFGAFVEIAPGLDGLVHVSEISYTQRVHKPGDVLSEGQTVSVKIKSIDADNRRLSLSIKDAEGDPWLDVAEKYQEGQTVKGTVEKHEQFGIFINLEPGITGLLPKSVLSRSEKASEFEKLHAGDEATVVIGDVKSGERKISLRVGDEKDAEDWKEYAPKKKAKPSAGNSGGGLGLLGEKLQEAMKNKK